In one Sphingomonas hankookensis genomic region, the following are encoded:
- a CDS encoding LysR family transcriptional regulator has translation MPLDPDHELFAAILDTGSIAAAARVLNISPAMVSKRLARFEARLGARLIERTTRRLHPTPVGAQLHADLAPILSALAAAEARVTGAAAAPAGPLRIAAPTSFARLHVAPHLGDFLRDHPAVQLELSLSDSYVDLAAERIDCAIRITADPPAGHVARRLADNRRIVCASPAYLTEHGVPTHPRELAGHRLLAAEGQLPWALLRPGGRAQVTGRSHVRTNSSEIVRELALAGVGIALRSLWDVGPALAEGRLVRVLPAWEGPRDLAIHAVHGEDPRPAVTAFIDHLAARWSPPPWETLDSTDP, from the coding sequence ATGCCGCTCGATCCCGACCACGAACTGTTCGCCGCGATCCTCGACACCGGCAGCATCGCTGCCGCCGCGCGGGTGCTGAACATCTCGCCCGCGATGGTGTCGAAGCGGCTGGCCCGGTTCGAGGCACGGCTCGGCGCCCGGCTGATCGAACGGACCACGCGGCGGCTGCACCCGACCCCGGTCGGGGCGCAACTGCATGCCGACCTGGCGCCGATCCTGTCGGCACTGGCGGCAGCCGAAGCGCGGGTGACCGGGGCCGCCGCCGCCCCCGCCGGCCCCTTGCGCATTGCCGCGCCGACCTCGTTCGCGCGGCTGCATGTCGCGCCGCATCTGGGCGACTTCCTGCGCGATCATCCGGCGGTGCAGCTCGAACTGTCGCTGTCCGACAGTTATGTCGATCTGGCGGCCGAGCGGATCGATTGCGCGATCCGCATCACGGCCGATCCGCCCGCCGGCCATGTCGCGCGGCGGCTGGCCGATAATCGCCGCATCGTCTGCGCCAGCCCGGCCTATCTGACCGAGCATGGCGTACCCACCCACCCCCGGGAACTGGCCGGCCACCGGCTGCTCGCCGCCGAGGGCCAGTTGCCGTGGGCGCTGCTGCGCCCCGGCGGTCGGGCGCAGGTGACCGGCCGCAGCCATGTCCGCACCAATTCCAGCGAGATCGTTCGCGAACTGGCGCTGGCCGGGGTCGGCATCGCGCTGCGTTCGCTATGGGATGTCGGGCCGGCGCTGGCCGAGGGGCGGCTGGTGCGCGTGCTGCCGGCATGGGAGGGGCCCCGCGACCTCGCCATCCACGCCGTTCATGGCGAAGACCCACGCCCGGCGGTGACCGCCTTCATCGACCACCTCGCCGCACGCTGGTCGCCGCCGCCATGGGAGACGCTTGACTCGACTGATCCATAG
- the hppD gene encoding 4-hydroxyphenylpyruvate dioxygenase — protein sequence MDVNPMGLDGFEFCEFTAPDLDRMAGQLEQFGFVAASKHRTRDVVRYKQGRINLLLNRIPDGHAAEFAAQHGPSASGMAFRVADAKAAFDAAVARGAKPADASRGVLGEGYALEGIGGSMLYLVDQHGDAGSLYDDWEAVPGAAEAEAENNVGLDLLDHLTHNVKRGQMRTWSTFYNQIFGFEEQKYFDIKGKATGLFSQAMIAPDKAIRIPLNESQDDKSQIEEFIRDYNGEGIQHLAFTTEDIFETVEKLRARGVKLQDTIETYYELVDKRVPGHGEDLERLKRNRILIDGNVGDEGLLLQIFTEPMFGPIFFEIIQRKGNEGFGNGNFQALYESIELDQIRRGVITVDA from the coding sequence ATGGACGTCAACCCGATGGGCCTCGACGGGTTCGAATTCTGCGAATTCACCGCCCCCGATCTCGACCGCATGGCTGGGCAGCTGGAACAGTTCGGCTTCGTCGCCGCCTCGAAGCACCGCACGCGCGACGTGGTCCGCTACAAGCAGGGCCGCATCAACCTGCTGCTGAACCGCATTCCGGACGGCCATGCTGCGGAATTTGCTGCGCAGCACGGCCCATCGGCGTCGGGGATGGCGTTCCGGGTGGCGGATGCGAAGGCGGCGTTCGACGCAGCGGTCGCGCGCGGTGCCAAACCGGCCGACGCGTCGCGCGGCGTACTGGGCGAAGGCTATGCGCTGGAGGGGATCGGCGGGTCGATGCTATATCTGGTCGACCAGCATGGCGATGCGGGTTCGCTGTACGACGATTGGGAAGCGGTGCCGGGCGCGGCGGAAGCGGAGGCCGAGAACAATGTCGGCCTCGACCTGCTCGACCATCTGACCCACAATGTGAAGCGCGGGCAGATGCGGACCTGGTCGACCTTCTACAACCAGATTTTCGGGTTCGAAGAGCAGAAATATTTTGACATCAAGGGCAAGGCGACCGGCCTGTTCAGCCAGGCGATGATCGCCCCGGACAAGGCGATCCGCATCCCGCTGAACGAAAGCCAGGACGACAAGAGCCAGATCGAGGAATTCATCCGCGACTATAATGGCGAAGGCATCCAGCACCTCGCCTTCACTACCGAGGATATCTTCGAAACCGTCGAAAAACTGCGCGCGCGCGGCGTGAAGCTGCAGGATACGATCGAGACCTATTACGAACTGGTCGACAAGCGCGTGCCGGGCCATGGCGAGGACCTCGAACGCCTGAAGCGCAACCGCATCCTGATCGACGGCAATGTCGGCGACGAAGGGCTGTTGTTGCAAATCTTCACCGAGCCGATGTTCGGGCCGATCTTCTTCGAGATCATCCAGCGCAAGGGGAATGAGGGCTTCGGCAACGGTAATTTCCAGGCGTTGTACGAGAGCATCGAGCTGGATCAGATTCGGCGCGGGGTGATTACGGTCGACGCCTAA
- the hmgA gene encoding homogentisate 1,2-dioxygenase → MTYHPGFANHIATEAVTGALPIGRNSPQRVPFGLYAEQLSGTAFTAPRAENRRSWLYRLRPTANHGAFVPYVGASHLQSAPIDTPPSPNRMRWDPLQLPSDPTDWVDGLVTYGATGDVAAQSGVGVHLYAATKDMDRAFFSSDGELLIVPQQGALAIDTELGRIDVAPLQIALIPRGVRFRVKLPDGQARGYVCENYGSLFRLPDLGPIGANGLANPRDFETPSAWFEDSDAPCDVIQKFQGGLWITTLDHSPFDVVAWHGNLAPCRYDLTRFNTINTVSFDHPDPSIFTVLTSPSETPGTANCDFVIFPPRWMVAEDTFRPPWFHRNVMSEFMGLVTGAYDAKEGGFAPGGASLHNQMNGHGPDQASYEKAVAADLKPHRIADTMAFMFETRHVVRPTAWAMATPTMQLDYDDVWTGFAKAQLPG, encoded by the coding sequence ATGACCTACCACCCCGGTTTCGCCAACCACATCGCCACCGAAGCCGTCACCGGCGCGCTCCCCATCGGCCGCAACAGCCCGCAACGCGTCCCCTTCGGCCTGTATGCCGAGCAACTGTCCGGCACCGCCTTCACCGCGCCGCGTGCCGAGAACCGCCGGTCATGGCTCTACCGCCTGCGCCCGACCGCCAATCACGGTGCGTTCGTGCCCTATGTGGGCGCCAGCCACCTCCAGTCCGCCCCCATAGACACCCCGCCCAGCCCCAACCGGATGCGCTGGGACCCGCTACAGCTCCCGAGCGATCCGACCGACTGGGTCGACGGCCTAGTCACCTATGGCGCAACCGGCGATGTCGCCGCGCAGAGCGGCGTCGGCGTCCACCTCTATGCCGCGACGAAGGACATGGACCGCGCCTTCTTCTCGTCCGATGGTGAATTGCTGATCGTGCCGCAACAGGGCGCGCTGGCGATCGACACCGAACTGGGCCGGATCGACGTCGCGCCGTTGCAGATCGCGCTGATCCCGCGCGGCGTCCGCTTCCGGGTGAAGCTGCCGGACGGACAGGCGCGCGGCTATGTCTGCGAGAATTACGGCAGCCTGTTCCGCCTGCCCGACCTGGGGCCGATCGGCGCCAACGGCCTCGCCAATCCGCGCGACTTCGAAACGCCCTCCGCCTGGTTCGAGGACAGCGACGCCCCCTGCGACGTCATCCAGAAATTTCAGGGCGGGCTGTGGATAACTACCCTCGACCATAGCCCGTTCGACGTCGTCGCATGGCACGGCAACCTCGCCCCCTGCCGCTACGACCTGACCCGCTTCAACACGATCAACACGGTCAGCTTCGACCATCCCGATCCGTCGATCTTCACCGTGCTGACATCGCCCAGCGAGACGCCCGGCACCGCCAATTGCGACTTCGTGATCTTCCCGCCGCGCTGGATGGTGGCGGAGGACACGTTCCGCCCACCCTGGTTCCACCGCAACGTCATGAGCGAGTTCATGGGGCTGGTGACCGGCGCCTATGATGCGAAGGAAGGCGGCTTTGCGCCCGGCGGTGCATCGCTCCACAACCAGATGAACGGCCATGGCCCCGACCAGGCGAGCTATGAGAAGGCCGTCGCCGCCGATCTGAAGCCGCACCGCATCGCCGACACCATGGCGTTCATGTTCGAGACCCGCCACGTCGTCCGCCCGACCGCGTGGGCGATGGCCACGCCGACGATGCAGCTCGACTATGACGATGTGTGGACCGGTTTCGCCAAGGCGCAGCTGCCCGGATGA
- a CDS encoding Rieske (2Fe-2S) protein has product MTDERVFATPAGVTIGPLSDIPDGTARNYVLQLRAGRFHGFVVRQGQAVFGYVDRCPHMGLPLAQTLDAYLTPDRSAITCSWHAALFAIRDGRCLGGPCPGRSLTPWPVTVVGGAIVTA; this is encoded by the coding sequence ATGACCGACGAACGCGTCTTCGCGACCCCGGCCGGGGTGACGATCGGGCCATTGAGCGACATCCCCGACGGCACCGCGCGCAATTACGTCCTGCAACTGCGCGCCGGACGCTTCCACGGCTTCGTCGTCCGGCAAGGGCAGGCAGTATTCGGCTATGTCGACCGCTGCCCGCATATGGGTCTGCCGCTGGCGCAAACGCTCGACGCCTATCTGACCCCGGACCGCAGCGCGATCACGTGCAGCTGGCATGCCGCGCTGTTCGCGATTCGAGACGGCCGCTGCCTCGGCGGCCCCTGCCCCGGCCGGTCGCTCACCCCCTGGCCGGTCACCGTCGTCGGCGGGGCGATCGTGACGGCCTAA
- a CDS encoding patatin-like phospholipase family protein, translating to MSASTETPRLALALQGGGAHGAYGWGVIDRLLEEDLPIVAVSGASAGALNGAALVTGLAAGGRQGAKDALERLWDTVSRNSPLQVFDFGMWAPPLFEPALRRSLEVGKLLGRYVAPLSPTLRDMRSLRRVVEASLDLSLLTDPRAIPLSIAATRVSTGAARLFGNAEITLDALMASACLPDLFGPVTIDDEPYWDGGFSANPALEPLIFDGHGQSDLLIVQITPFVTQDTPESLVEVMGRMSDIGFNACLLRDLKALTQVQEIARRAPPIDDNFTALANTNLHLMEAPHALAARGPTGKIDTRRSQLDGLRELGRETADAWLRDHGAKLGRKSTLTALPEAVTA from the coding sequence ATGTCCGCATCCACCGAAACACCGCGCCTCGCGCTCGCGTTGCAGGGCGGCGGCGCGCATGGCGCCTATGGCTGGGGCGTCATCGACCGGCTGCTGGAAGAGGATCTGCCTATCGTCGCGGTCAGCGGCGCGTCGGCGGGGGCGCTGAACGGTGCGGCGCTGGTCACCGGGCTGGCGGCGGGCGGACGGCAGGGGGCGAAGGACGCGCTCGAACGGCTATGGGACACGGTGTCGCGCAATTCGCCGCTGCAGGTGTTCGACTTCGGGATGTGGGCACCGCCCTTGTTCGAACCGGCGCTGCGCCGCTCGCTGGAGGTCGGCAAGCTGCTCGGCCGTTATGTCGCGCCGCTGTCGCCGACCCTGCGCGACATGCGGTCGCTCCGGCGGGTGGTGGAGGCGAGCCTCGACCTGTCGCTGCTGACCGATCCCCGTGCCATTCCGCTGTCGATCGCGGCGACGCGGGTGTCGACGGGTGCGGCGCGGCTGTTCGGCAATGCGGAGATCACGCTCGACGCGCTGATGGCCTCGGCCTGCCTGCCCGACCTGTTCGGCCCGGTGACGATCGACGACGAACCCTATTGGGACGGCGGCTTTTCGGCGAACCCTGCGCTCGAGCCGCTGATCTTCGACGGGCACGGACAGAGCGACCTGCTGATCGTGCAGATCACGCCGTTCGTGACGCAGGACACGCCCGAGTCGCTGGTCGAGGTGATGGGGCGGATGAGCGATATCGGCTTCAACGCTTGCCTGCTGCGCGACCTGAAGGCGTTGACACAGGTGCAGGAGATCGCCCGGCGCGCGCCGCCGATCGACGATAACTTCACCGCGCTGGCGAACACCAACCTGCATCTGATGGAGGCACCGCACGCGCTGGCGGCGCGGGGGCCGACCGGCAAGATCGACACGCGCCGCTCGCAGCTCGATGGCCTGCGCGAACTGGGCCGCGAAACGGCGGATGCGTGGTTGCGGGACCATGGCGCAAAGCTCGGCCGCAAGTCGACGCTGACCGCCCTGCCCGAGGCGGTGACGGCTTAG
- a CDS encoding YbhB/YbcL family Raf kinase inhibitor-like protein, which produces MLEHVPGWLGALLRNVRAGASKLTIVDPALGSFDSLDLASLAFADGQRLPDRFTADGEGVSPPLHWRGVPAAATSLALIVEDADAPSPQPLVHAILWDIAPADGQLAEDAIQPDGDGDAVHGDVGRNSYLREGWLPPDPPTGHGEHRYAFQLFALKDAPHLDPNPGRSAVVEAMAGRVLAAGLLTGVYSRGEPAEVGPVGEVAPA; this is translated from the coding sequence ATGCTCGAACATGTTCCGGGATGGCTGGGCGCGTTGTTGCGCAACGTCCGTGCGGGCGCCTCCAAGCTGACGATCGTCGATCCGGCGCTGGGCAGCTTCGACAGCCTTGACCTCGCCAGCCTCGCCTTTGCCGATGGCCAGCGGCTGCCCGACCGCTTCACCGCCGATGGTGAGGGGGTGTCGCCGCCGCTCCACTGGCGCGGCGTGCCGGCGGCTGCCACGTCGCTGGCGCTGATCGTCGAGGATGCCGACGCCCCCTCGCCCCAGCCGCTGGTCCATGCGATCCTGTGGGACATCGCCCCGGCCGATGGACAGCTGGCCGAAGACGCGATCCAGCCCGATGGCGACGGCGACGCGGTACACGGCGATGTCGGCCGCAACAGCTATCTGCGCGAAGGGTGGCTGCCGCCCGACCCGCCGACCGGCCATGGCGAGCATCGCTACGCCTTCCAGCTGTTCGCGCTGAAGGACGCCCCGCACCTCGATCCCAATCCGGGCCGCAGCGCGGTGGTGGAGGCGATGGCCGGCCGCGTGCTGGCCGCCGGGCTGCTCACCGGTGTGTATTCGCGCGGGGAACCGGCGGAGGTGGGGCCGGTCGGAGAGGTAGCGCCGGCTTGA
- the ribH gene encoding 6,7-dimethyl-8-ribityllumazine synthase: MAKVLIVEARFYDHLNDLLLEGARAAIEAAGHEHETVTVPGALEVPGAIAIADAAETYDAFVALGVIIRGETYHFEVVSNESARGIMNLSLEGVPVGNGILTVENEAQALTRAKKDEKDKGGEAAKAALAMLALRERFSV; encoded by the coding sequence ATGGCGAAGGTGCTGATCGTCGAGGCGCGGTTTTACGACCATCTGAACGACCTGCTCTTGGAAGGCGCGCGTGCGGCGATCGAGGCGGCGGGGCATGAACATGAGACGGTCACCGTCCCGGGCGCGCTGGAAGTGCCGGGAGCGATCGCGATCGCCGACGCCGCCGAGACCTATGACGCGTTCGTCGCGCTGGGCGTCATCATCCGCGGCGAGACCTATCATTTCGAGGTCGTGTCGAACGAGAGCGCGCGCGGGATCATGAACCTGAGCCTCGAAGGCGTGCCGGTCGGCAACGGCATCCTGACCGTCGAGAACGAGGCGCAGGCGCTGACCCGGGCGAAGAAGGACGAGAAGGACAAGGGCGGCGAGGCGGCCAAGGCGGCGCTGGCGATGCTGGCGCTGCGCGAGCGGTTTTCGGTGTGA
- the ribB gene encoding 3,4-dihydroxy-2-butanone-4-phosphate synthase has product MANAELAGLRHAFLSSPEEIIDEARNGRMFILVDDEDRENEGDLVIPAQMATPDAVNFMARHGRGLICLAMTRGRVEQLGLDLMARNNGTRHETAFTVSIEAREGVTTGISAADRARTIAVAIDASKEASEIVTPGHVFPLVAREGGVLVRAGHTEAAVDVSRLAGLNPSGVICEIMNEDGTMARMDDLVGFSQLHGLKIGTIRDLIAYRRRHDHLVEKRAETVFESEWGGEWRAMTFWNKATGSEQVALVKGLIDPGKPTLVRMHALSPFADLFGEGGERGGLLSKSMRIIGEEGAGVVVVINRPRPDGLTLAIHARSGAPVPDMEELRDYGVGAMILNELGVEDMVLLTNTHHTLVGLDGYGLKIVGERPITED; this is encoded by the coding sequence GTGGCCAACGCTGAACTGGCGGGTCTCCGCCACGCCTTCCTGTCGTCCCCCGAAGAGATCATCGACGAGGCCCGCAACGGGCGGATGTTCATCCTGGTCGATGACGAGGACCGGGAGAATGAGGGCGATCTGGTCATCCCGGCGCAGATGGCGACGCCCGATGCGGTCAATTTCATGGCGCGCCACGGGCGCGGGCTGATCTGCCTCGCGATGACCAGGGGGCGGGTCGAGCAACTGGGTCTCGACCTGATGGCGCGCAACAACGGCACGCGGCACGAAACCGCCTTCACCGTCTCGATCGAGGCGCGCGAGGGGGTGACGACCGGTATCTCGGCAGCCGATCGCGCGCGGACCATCGCGGTGGCGATCGATGCGAGCAAGGAAGCGTCGGAGATCGTGACGCCCGGCCATGTCTTCCCGCTGGTCGCGCGCGAAGGCGGGGTGCTGGTGCGCGCCGGCCATACCGAGGCGGCGGTCGACGTATCGCGCCTTGCCGGGCTCAACCCCTCGGGCGTGATCTGCGAGATCATGAACGAGGACGGCACCATGGCGCGGATGGACGACCTGGTCGGCTTTTCGCAGCTGCATGGCCTGAAGATCGGGACGATCCGCGACCTGATCGCCTATCGCCGGCGCCACGACCATCTGGTCGAAAAGCGCGCGGAGACGGTGTTCGAGAGCGAGTGGGGCGGCGAATGGCGCGCCATGACCTTCTGGAACAAGGCGACGGGCAGCGAGCAGGTCGCGCTGGTCAAGGGGCTGATCGATCCGGGCAAGCCGACGTTGGTCAGGATGCACGCGCTGTCGCCCTTTGCCGACCTGTTCGGCGAGGGGGGCGAGCGCGGCGGGCTGCTCAGCAAATCGATGCGGATCATCGGCGAGGAAGGGGCGGGTGTGGTCGTCGTCATCAACCGCCCGCGTCCCGACGGGCTGACCCTCGCCATCCACGCCCGCAGCGGGGCGCCGGTGCCCGACATGGAGGAACTGCGCGACTATGGCGTCGGGGCGATGATCCTGAACGAACTGGGCGTCGAGGACATGGTGCTGCTGACCAACACCCATCACACGCTGGTCGGGCTCGACGGCTATGGGCTGAAAATCGTCGGCGAACGGCCGATCACGGAGGATTGA
- a CDS encoding riboflavin synthase translates to MFTGIVSDVGRIESIDGPGDLRVKIACAYDTTTIDMGASIACSGVCLTVVEKGPNWFAVDVSGETVSRTADQWVAGRPLNLERALKLGYELGGHIVTGHVDGVGTVVDVEADQDSTRVTFAIPRALSPFVATKGSVTIDGVSLTVNDVADDAAGTRFTVNLIPHTQAVTTLGTLAIGQSVNIEIDVLARYLMRMEQVRGQR, encoded by the coding sequence GTGTTCACCGGGATAGTCAGCGACGTAGGGCGCATCGAATCGATCGACGGGCCGGGCGACCTGCGCGTGAAGATCGCATGCGCCTATGACACCACGACCATCGACATGGGCGCGTCGATCGCCTGTTCGGGCGTGTGCCTGACCGTGGTCGAGAAGGGCCCGAACTGGTTCGCGGTCGATGTGTCGGGCGAAACCGTGTCGCGCACCGCCGACCAATGGGTCGCGGGCCGTCCGCTGAACCTCGAACGCGCACTGAAGCTGGGCTACGAGCTGGGCGGGCATATCGTTACCGGCCATGTCGATGGCGTCGGCACGGTCGTGGACGTCGAGGCCGACCAGGATTCGACCCGCGTGACCTTTGCGATTCCCCGCGCGCTCAGCCCGTTCGTCGCGACCAAGGGGTCGGTGACGATCGACGGCGTGTCGCTGACCGTCAACGACGTCGCCGACGATGCGGCGGGCACGCGCTTTACCGTCAACCTGATCCCCCATACCCAGGCGGTCACCACGCTTGGGACCCTTGCCATCGGGCAGTCGGTCAATATCGAGATCGACGTGCTCGCCCGTTATCTGATGCGAATGGAACAAGTCCGTGGCCAACGCTGA
- the ribD gene encoding bifunctional diaminohydroxyphosphoribosylaminopyrimidine deaminase/5-amino-6-(5-phosphoribosylamino)uracil reductase RibD, translated as MGVALTLAERTRGRTAPNPNVGCVIVHDGRMVGRGWTQSGGRPHAEAAALAQAGERARGATAYVTLEPCAHVSTRGPACSDLLVASGVARVVIALTDPDPRTNGQGIARLRAAGIDVVCDVRADDAARSMAGFLKRRALGRPFVTLKLALSLDGAVSRADGQSQWITGPQARAHGHLERSRHEAILVGRGTAEIDRPALNVRLPGLAERSPQRVVLSADSAALDGFAMLSSIDALASLSGDHVLVEGGAATAAAFLRADVVDRLLLYRAPILIGHGRTLPDIGLPDLAQAHGRWRLYDARMLGSDRLEVYERVRIGR; from the coding sequence ATGGGCGTCGCGCTGACGCTGGCCGAGCGGACGCGGGGACGGACCGCGCCCAATCCCAATGTCGGGTGCGTGATCGTCCACGACGGTCGGATGGTCGGGCGCGGCTGGACCCAGAGCGGCGGGCGACCCCATGCCGAGGCGGCGGCGCTCGCACAGGCCGGGGAACGGGCGCGCGGCGCGACCGCCTATGTCACGCTGGAGCCGTGCGCGCATGTCTCGACGCGGGGGCCGGCCTGTTCGGACCTGCTGGTGGCCAGCGGGGTAGCAAGGGTCGTCATCGCCCTGACCGATCCCGATCCGCGGACCAACGGACAGGGCATCGCGCGCCTGCGGGCAGCGGGCATCGATGTCGTCTGCGACGTGCGGGCGGACGATGCGGCACGCAGCATGGCCGGGTTCCTGAAGCGGCGGGCGCTCGGGCGGCCGTTCGTCACCCTGAAGCTCGCCCTGTCGCTCGACGGGGCGGTGTCGCGCGCCGACGGGCAAAGCCAGTGGATCACCGGACCCCAGGCGCGCGCGCACGGCCATCTGGAGCGCAGCCGGCATGAGGCGATCCTGGTCGGACGCGGCACGGCGGAGATCGACCGGCCGGCGCTGAACGTCCGCCTGCCCGGCTTGGCCGAACGCAGTCCGCAGCGGGTGGTGCTGTCGGCGGACAGCGCGGCGCTGGACGGGTTCGCGATGCTGTCGTCGATCGATGCGCTGGCCAGCCTCTCCGGCGATCATGTGCTGGTCGAGGGCGGGGCGGCGACGGCGGCGGCGTTCCTGCGCGCGGATGTGGTCGACCGGCTGCTGCTGTACCGGGCGCCGATCCTGATCGGCCATGGCCGGACGCTGCCCGATATCGGATTGCCCGATCTGGCACAGGCGCATGGGCGGTGGCGGCTGTACGACGCCCGGATGCTTGGCAGCGACCGGCTGGAGGTCTACGAGCGCGTCAGGATCGGGCGATAG
- a CDS encoding TonB family protein encodes MAYQGQRGLNPVGLGIAIAINGGLLAVAILTATTVVTRIDPWKPIEAVNVPIEPPPPPVDMPKPVEKALPDPAPVPPLYAPPAPIPVPGPIMTTTTDMPVAPPPVAPVVTAPGGTGTGSPVTVASPLPVLVNASIDPRYRADFQPDYPAIERNLARDGVVVLRVLVGANGRVSAVEQVSATSDAFFEATRRRALSKWRFRPATRDGVAVESWREMTVRFTMEDR; translated from the coding sequence ATGGCATATCAGGGACAACGTGGCCTGAACCCGGTGGGATTGGGCATTGCGATTGCGATCAACGGCGGCCTGCTGGCCGTGGCGATCCTGACGGCGACGACGGTGGTCACGCGGATCGATCCGTGGAAGCCGATCGAAGCGGTCAACGTCCCCATCGAACCGCCGCCCCCGCCCGTCGATATGCCCAAGCCGGTCGAAAAGGCGCTGCCCGATCCCGCGCCGGTCCCGCCGCTCTACGCACCGCCCGCGCCGATCCCGGTGCCGGGCCCGATCATGACCACCACGACCGACATGCCGGTGGCGCCACCGCCCGTCGCCCCGGTGGTGACCGCGCCCGGCGGTACGGGCACCGGCAGCCCGGTGACGGTCGCCAGCCCGCTGCCGGTGCTGGTCAATGCCAGCATCGACCCGCGCTACCGCGCCGATTTCCAGCCCGATTATCCCGCGATCGAACGCAATCTGGCGCGCGACGGCGTGGTGGTCCTGCGCGTGCTGGTCGGTGCCAATGGCCGGGTGAGCGCGGTCGAGCAGGTCAGCGCTACGAGCGATGCGTTCTTCGAAGCGACCAGGCGGCGCGCGCTGTCGAAATGGCGCTTCCGCCCGGCGACCCGCGACGGGGTGGCGGTGGAGAGCTGGCGCGAGATGACGGTGCGCTTCACCATGGAGGATCGCTGA
- the gltX gene encoding glutamate--tRNA ligase, which translates to MTVTRFAPSPTGFLHIGNLRTALHNWMFAKKAGGRFLLRIDDTDAQRSEERFVAAIRRDLAWLGLVPDGEERQSARFDRYEAVFADMVARGRIYPAYETPEELDLRRKILAGRGLPPVYDRAALKLSDEDRARLEEEGRRPHWRFRLEAEPIAWDDMVRGPQRFDGALLSDPVVRRADGSWLYLLPSVIDDADMGVTHVVRGEDHVSNTATQMQMFAAMGATPPAFAHEALLVGNEGKLSKRLGSLGVEHFREQGIEPEAVVALLARLGTSDPVEPVVDPAPLIAAFDFGRFGRAPARFDEGELAQVNARIVHQLPFERVRQALPEWMDAAAWDAVRGNLERVADAADWWRVVTGPVDALPVAEEDRAFLTRAAEVAAGLAWVDPWAELTSALKAETGRKGKALFLPLRRALTGMDHGPDMAALLPLIGRERAVARLTG; encoded by the coding sequence ATGACCGTCACCCGCTTCGCCCCCAGCCCGACCGGCTTTCTCCATATCGGCAACCTGCGCACCGCGCTTCACAACTGGATGTTCGCGAAGAAGGCGGGGGGCAGGTTCCTGCTCAGGATCGACGATACGGATGCGCAGCGCAGCGAAGAGCGGTTCGTCGCGGCGATCCGGCGCGATCTGGCGTGGCTGGGGCTGGTGCCCGATGGCGAGGAGCGGCAGTCGGCGCGGTTCGATCGGTACGAGGCGGTGTTCGCCGACATGGTGGCGCGCGGGCGGATCTATCCGGCCTATGAGACGCCGGAAGAGCTGGATTTGCGGCGCAAGATCCTGGCCGGGCGCGGGCTGCCGCCGGTCTATGATCGTGCGGCGCTGAAGCTGAGCGACGAGGATCGGGCGCGGCTGGAGGAAGAGGGGCGGCGGCCGCACTGGCGGTTCCGGCTGGAGGCGGAGCCGATCGCATGGGACGACATGGTGCGGGGGCCGCAGCGGTTCGACGGGGCGCTGCTGTCCGATCCGGTGGTGCGGCGCGCCGACGGGTCGTGGCTGTATCTGCTGCCCTCGGTGATCGACGATGCCGATATGGGGGTGACCCATGTCGTGCGCGGCGAGGATCATGTGTCCAACACCGCGACGCAGATGCAGATGTTTGCCGCCATGGGCGCAACGCCGCCGGCGTTCGCGCATGAGGCGCTGCTGGTCGGCAACGAAGGCAAGCTGTCGAAGCGGCTGGGGTCGCTGGGCGTCGAGCATTTCCGGGAGCAAGGGATCGAGCCGGAGGCGGTCGTCGCGCTGCTGGCGCGGCTGGGGACCAGCGATCCGGTCGAGCCGGTGGTCGATCCGGCGCCGTTGATCGCGGCGTTCGATTTCGGCCGCTTCGGGCGCGCGCCGGCGCGGTTCGACGAGGGCGAGCTGGCGCAGGTGAATGCGCGGATCGTGCACCAGCTGCCGTTCGAGCGGGTGCGGCAGGCGCTGCCCGAGTGGATGGACGCGGCGGCATGGGATGCGGTGCGCGGCAATCTGGAGCGGGTCGCGGACGCCGCCGACTGGTGGCGGGTGGTGACCGGGCCGGTCGATGCGCTGCCGGTGGCGGAGGAGGATCGTGCGTTCCTGACCCGCGCGGCGGAGGTTGCCGCCGGGCTGGCATGGGTCGATCCGTGGGCGGAGCTGACCAGTGCGCTGAAGGCCGAGACGGGCCGCAAGGGCAAGGCGCTGTTCCTGCCGCTGCGACGCGCACTGACCGGTATGGACCATGGGCCGGACATGGCCGCGCTGCTGCCGCTGATCGGGCGCGAGCGGGCGGTCGCACGCCTGACGGGCTGA